The proteins below are encoded in one region of Oncorhynchus masou masou isolate Uvic2021 chromosome 15, UVic_Omas_1.1, whole genome shotgun sequence:
- the LOC135555069 gene encoding dual specificity protein phosphatase 3-like, translated as MSDYEVSVQQLNDLCANVDGYYSMPTHHVDEVFPRIYVGNAIVAMNTMRLKKLGITHILNAAEGNSFMHVNTNAEFYAGTGITYHGMGASDTDHFDLSIYFEEGANFIEKALAHNDGKGKVYVHCREGYSRSPTLVIAYLMLRHRMDIQSALSMVRQKREIGPNDGFLRQLCRLNETMAAEGKFWNQ; from the exons ATGTCAGACTATGAAGTGTCAGTGCAGCAGCTCAATGATCTGTGTGCCAACGTTGACGGTTACTACAGCATGCCAACACACCATGTCGACGAGGTGTTCCCCAGGATATATGTTGGAAATGC TATTGTGGCCATGAACACGATGCGTCTGAAGAAGCTAGGCATCACCCACATTCTGAATGCAGCGGAAGGCAACTCCTTCATGCACGTTAACACCAACGCAGAGTTCTACGCTGGCACAGGCATCACATACCACGGCATGGGCGCCAGTGACACAGACCACTTTGACCTCAGCATCTACTTCGAGGAGGGGGCGAACTTCATTGAGAAGGCCTTGGCACACAATGATGGGAAGG GTAAAGTGTACGTTCACTGCAGAGAGGGCTACAGCCGCTCCCCAACACTGGTCATCGCCTACCTGATGCTGCGCCACAGGATGGACATTCAGTCCGCCCTGTCCATGGTACGACAGAAGAGAGAGATCGGCCCTAACGATGGCTTCCTGCGCCAGCTGTGTCGCCTCAACGAAACTATGGCGGCCGAAGGAAAGTTCTGGAACCAATGA